CCCCCGGTGCGAGCACCTGGATGTCGACGCCGGTGCCGCGCATCTCGAGCGCAAGTGCTTCGCCCCAGTTCTGCAGCAGCGCCTTGGTGCCGCTGTATACGGCGTAGTACGGGAGCGGGACCATGCCGCCCATCGACGAAACAATGATCACGCCCCCGCGCTTGCGCTCGATCATCGGCGGCAGCAGGCGCGCAGTGAGCTCGACGTGCATCTCGCAGTGGAGACGGATCAGCGACGCGTGCGAATCGGGTGCCTGGCGATCGAAGCGGCCGATCCATCCCGTGCCGGCGTTGGCGACCAGCAGGCCGATTTCGAGATCCGAAACCTGCAGCGCAAGGCGTGCCGCGGCGCCCGGCTCGGCAAGATCCATCTCGAGCACGCGGCACGAAACCGCGTGACGCTGCGTAAGATCGGCGGCAAGCTGCTCGAGCGCTGCGCGGCGGCGCGCAACCATCGCAACGTGAAGTCCGGATGCGGCGAGCCGCGACGCGAACTCCTGTCCGATGCCGGACGATGCGCCGGTCACAAGTGCCCACGGACCGTAGCGATCCGACGTGGGCGTCGATCGCCCGGGCGCGTTCGAGACAGCGGGGGATCTCGAGGTTTCAAACCTCTTCGTCTCTTCGGGCTTTTCCACGGTCGAGCTCATGCGACGAAGATGGAGTTCGTGCTCCAGTCGGGTTTCATCATGCCGTTCTCCATGTTCACCGCCGGAAGATAATTGCGCAGGATCCGCACGCGGCTGAGCAGGCGGATGGTCGAGATGTCTTCGATCGAATCCTTGCCGTGGTTCTTCTGCAGCGACGGAACGATCTTCTGCTGGAAGCTCTCGACGATGTCGGAGTCCGACGTCCCCTCGACGACCATCACGAGCGCAACGCGCCCGTCGATCTCGGCAATGTGCGATTCGCGGATGAGCTCGGTGAAGACCGTGACGACGTTCGGCTCATGCCGGATCTCGTCCTGGATCTGGCTGACGGTGACGCCCACCTTGAAGCGGATGATGTACAGGTGGCTGGTCGGAAAATATCCGGTGCCTTCGGCCGACATGTCGACCTCGGCGAAGTAACGAAGCAGCCCCTCTTTTTCGAGGCGCGCGCGTTTGCGACTGACGGTCCGCACCGGAATGTCGTACAACTCGCCGAGGCGATTGTCCGACAGGCGCGGGTTGCGCGTCAGGGCCTTTGCGATTTTCAGTTCCTGCTCGTCGAGTTTTCTCATTCGGTAAATCCCTTCTGCGTGTCACACGGGCGCGGGGTTGCCCGTGCTTGGCGTGCGCCGCTGGCCGAAGCCTGGACCGGCCTCCATATCTGGACAGACCTTGGGCCATCCGGGGAGGCGATACGACAAAGTTAGGCCAGATTGTGCGCAAGTTCAACATCTGTGGGCCAATGTCAGAGGATCATTGACATTTTTCTGCATTCTTACTAGACAAGCCGACCGCCGCCGGGCCAAGCACGGCATTAAGAGGATGCCGGCCGGCCGAACGGCCTATCTGGAGTAGCCAGCCATGAGAGAACCAACCAGCCGAGCGCAGGGCACAGCGGGTCGTGAGACCCGCGTCGGCACAGCGGGTCGTGAGACCCGCGTCGGATTGTCCGCCTCCCGATCGCGAGGACTCTCCGAGTCCGTTGCGCGGGGACTCTCCGAGTCCGTTGTCGAACGTGATGCGTGCGGCGTCGGGTTCGTCGCGAACATCCGCGGCGAAGCCTCGCACACGATCATCGAGACGGGCATCGAGGTCCTCAAAAGGCTCGAACACCGCGGCGCGTGCGGCTGCGATTCGGAGACCGGCGACGGCGCCGGCGTGCTCCTTCAGGTTCCGGACAAGCTTCTGCGCGCGCGCGCAGACGAAAAGGGCATTCATCTGCCCGCCGCCGGACGCTACGGCGTCGCAATGACGTTTCTTCCGCCTGCGGACAAGGCCCGTGAATGGGCCATGGGCGCGCTCGAAGCGGCCTGCCGCGCAAGCGGGCTCACGCCGCTCGGCTGGCGCGACGTTCCCGTTACCGTCACCGACCCGCAGACCGGCCAGCGCTCGGTCGGCACCGTGGCCGACAGCAAGCGGCCGCACATCGCGCAGCTGTTCGTCGCACCGGTGCGCGAGATGGAAGAGGAAGAGCTCGAGCGGCGCCTCTACGTCGCGCGCCGCACGGCCGAGAACGCGATCGCAGCCGAGGGCGGCGACATCGCGTACCACTCGTACATCTGCAGCTTCTCGTCGCGCACGATCGTCTACAAGGGCATGCTCGTCAGCTCGCAGCTCGACGGGTTCTTCCCCGACCTTCGCGATCCGCTGTGCGAGAGCGCGCTGGCGCTGATCCACTCGCGTTTCAGCACCAACACGCTGCCGACCTGGCGGCTCGCGCATCCGTTCCGCTTCATGGCGCACAACGGCGAAATCAACACGCTGCGCGGCAACATCAACTGGATGACCGCGCGCGAAAAGCTGTTCACGTCACCGGTCTACGGCGACGAGATGCAGCAGCTGATGCCGGTCATCGCGCCCGGGCAGAGCGACTCGGCGTCGTTCGACAACGCGCTCGAGCTGCTGACGCGCACCGGCCGCTCTCTGCCGCATGCGATCACGATGATGATCCCGGAGGCCTGGGAGAAGCACGAATCGATGCCGCGCGAGCGGCGCGCGTTCTACCAGTACCACGCGTCCCTGATGGAGCCGTGGGACGGCCCCGCATCGATCGCGTTCTCCGACGGCCGCCGCATCGGCGCCGTGCTCGACAGGAACGGCCTGCGTCCGTCGCGCTATCTCGTGACCAAGGGCGGCCTCGTCGTGATGGCGTCCGAGACGGGCGTGGTCGACGTCGCGCCCGAGGACATCCTCGTCAAGGACCGGCTGCAGCCGGGGCGCATTTTCTGCGTGGATCTCGACGAGAAGAGGATCGTCACCGACGACGAGCTGAAGCTCAAGATGTCGGCTCGTCACCCGTACGCCGTGTGGCTCAAGGACCAGACCTGCGACCTCGACGACCTTCCGGCCGCCGAGAGCGTCGACTGGCACGTCGAAGGCGCCGAGCTCGAGCGCCTGCAGAACCTGTTCGGCTATTCGCGCGAAGATCTTTCGGTGCTGCTGTCGCCGATTGCGCTCAACGGCCAGGAGCCGGTCGGCTCGATGGGAACCGACACGCCGCTCGCGTGCCTGTCGGATCAGCCGCAGCTGGTCTTCAACTACTTCAAGCAGCTGTTCGCGCAGGTGACCAATCCGCCGATCGATCCGATCCGCGAAGAGCTGGTGATGTCGATCGAGACCGCGATCGGCCGCCAGGGAAACATCTTCGAGGAGACGCCCGAGCACTGCCGGCAGCTGAAGATCCCGCATCCGCTGCTGACCAACGAGGACCTCGCGAAGATCCGCGAGATCGGCTCGCACGGCATTCGCAGCCGTACGATCCGCATCCTGTTCGACGCCGGCAGCGGCAAGGACGGGCTCGTGGCCGCGCTCGACCGCATCTGCGACGAAGCGTCGCGCGCGATCAGCGAAGGCGCGGAGATCCTGGTTCTTTCGGACCGCGGCGTGACCGAGGAGCTCGATCCGGTGCCGTCGCTTCTTGCCGTGGGCGCGGTGCACCATCACCTGATCCGCACCGGGCAGAGGATGCTGACGGGCATCGTGCTCGAGTCGGCCGAGCCGCGCGAGGTCATGCACTTCGCGCTCTTGACCGGCTACGGCTGCAGCGCGGTCAATCCGTATCTTGCAATCGACACGCTCGTCGACATGTCCGAGGCGGGAAACCTGCACGGGCTCAAGGAAGACGAAGCCGTCGACCATTTCCGCAAGGCGATCGGCAAGGGCCTGCTCAAGACCATGTCGAAGATGGGCATCTCGACGCTCGCGAGCTATCGCGGCGCGCAGATCTTCGAGGCTGTCGGGCTTTCCGAAGAAGTCATTGACCGCTGCTTCGCGTGGACGTCGTCGCGCATCCGCGGCGTCGGCTTCGACGTGCTCGCGCGCGAGGTCGAGATGCGCCACGAGCGCGCGTGGCGTCAGGAAGTCGGCGACGACACCGGGCTCGTTCCGGGCGGCCAGTATGCATGGCGCCGTCGCGGCGAGTTCCACCTGTTCAACCCGGAAACGATCGCTCGCCTTCAGCACGCGGTGCGCTCCGGCAGCTACACGAACTTCAAGAGCTACAGCCGGCTCGTCAACGAGCAGGACCGGCACCTGTGTACGCTGCGCAGCCTTCTCGATTTCGTGCCGGCGGCCGAGCCGATTGCAATCGATGACGTGGAGCCGGCGTCCGAGATCGTCAAGCGCTTCAAGACCGGAGCGATGAGCTTCGGCTCGATCTCGCGCGAGGCGCACACGACCCTTGCGATCGCGATGAACCGCATCGGCGGCAAGTCGAACACCGGCGAAGGCGGCGAAGAGCCGTGGCGCTACGAGCCGATGGCCAACGGCGATTCCGCGCGCAGCGCGATCAAGCAGGTCGCGTCGGGACGCTTCGGCGTGACGGCGGCGTATCTTACGAACGCGAGCGAGCTGCAGATCAAGATGGCGCAGGGCGCGAAGCCCGGCGAGGGCGGACAGCTGCCCGGACACAAGGTCGACGAGGTCATCGCGAAGACCCGCTACTCGACTCCGGGCGTGGGCCTGATTTCGCCGCCGCCGCACCACGACATCTATTCGATCGAGGATCTCGCGCAGCTGATCCACGATTTGAAGAATGCGAACCCGGCCGCGCGCGTCAGCGTCAAGCTGGTCGCCGAAGTCGGCGTCGGCACGATTGCCGCGGGCGTTGCGAAGGCGAAGGCCGACGTCGTGCTGATCAGCGGACACGACGGCGGCACCGGTGCATCGCCGCTCAGCTCGATCAAGCATGCGGGCATCCCGTGGGAGCTCGGGCTTGCCGAGACGCAGCAGGTGCTGGTCGAGAACGGGCTCAGAAGCCGGATCCGCGTCGAAACCGACGGACAGCTCAAGACCGGCCGCGACGTTGCGATCGCCGCGCTGCTCGGAGCCGACGAGTTCGGCTTCGCGACCGCGGCGCTCGTCTCGGAAGGCTGCATCCTGATGCGCAAGTGTCACCTGAACACGTGCCCGGTCGGGATCGCGACTCAGGATCCGGAGCTGCGCAAGCGCTTCGCGGGCCAGCCCGAGCACGTCATCAACTTCATGTTCTTCGTCGCCGAAGAGCTGCGCGAGATCATGGCGAAGCTCGGCTTCCGCACGGTGCAGGAGATGACCGGGCGCGTCGAGCGCCTCAAGGTCCGCGAGAACATCACGCACTGGAAGGCCAAGGGCATCGACTTCTCGCCGATTCTCTACAAGCCGGAAGTCGAAGAAGGCGTCGGCATCAGCGGCTACGAAAGCCAGGACCACGGGCTCGAGAAGGCGCTCGACAACGAGCTGATCCGCCTTTGCGCGGATGCGCTCGAGTCGAAGAAGCCCGTGCGCCTCGAGATGCCGATCAAGAACGTGAACCGCACGGTCTGCACGACCTTGTCGCACGAGATCACCAAGCGCTACGGCGAGGAAGGCCTGCCGCCGTACACGGTGCAGATCGACTTCGACGGCTCGGCCGGCCAGAGCTTTGCCGCGTTCCTGACGCGCGGGCTGTCGCTGACGATCAAGGGCGACGCGAACGACTATTTCTGCAAGGGAATGTCGGGCGGCCAGGTCGTGATTCAGCCGCCGGCGGGCGTCAAGTTCGCCGCCGAGGACAACATCGTGATCGGCAACGTCGCTCTGTACGGTGCGACCGGCGGCGAGGTGTTCATCCGCGGGCGCGCGGGCGAACGATTCGGCGTGCGCAACAGCGGTGCAACGGCCGTCGTCGAAGGCATCGGCGACCACGGGTGCGAGTACATGACCCGCGGCATCGTCGTCGTGCTCGGCACCACCGGCCGCAACTTTGCGGCCGGCATGAGCGGCGGCATCGCGTACGTGCTCGACGAGGAGAAGACGTTCCGCTCGCGCTGCAACCTCGGCATGGTCGAGCTGTTGCCGATCGATTCGGACGAAGACCGCCGGCGCGTGCACCAGCTGCTCGTCCGCCATGCGCAGTACACGAAGAGCGCCGTCGCCGCGCGCCTGCTCGAGGAGTGGGACGATTCGCGGGATGCGTTCGTCAAGGTGATGCCGACCGAGTACCGCAAGGTCATCGAGTCGATGAAGCTCGACGCGGAAGCGCAGAAGCTCGCGGCGGTTTAGTCGGACGCCGAAGCACGGAAGCTCGCGGCGGTTTAGCCGGACGCCGAAGCTGAGAAGCTCGCGGCGGTTTTAGCTCGAAGAATTTTTTTCAGGACAAGTAACGCTTTATGGGCACAGCGTAAGCATATGGGAAAGATCACAGGCTTTCTGGAGTATCCGCGCGAGCAGCCGACGAGGCGGCCCGTCGCAGAGCGTCTCCGTGACTGGCGCGAGTTCGAAGGCAAGCCTTCGGAGGACGTGCTCAAGAACCAGGGCGCGCGCTGCATGGATTGCGGCGTGCCGTTCTGCCACAACGGCTGTCCGCTCGGCAACGAAATTCCCGACTGGAACGACCTCGTCTATCGCGGCCGCTGGAAGGAGGCGATCGAGGCGTTGCACGCGACCAACAACTTCCCGGAGTTCACCGGCCGCATCTGTCCGGCTCCGTGCGAGGAAGCGTGCGTGCTCGGCATCAACGCCGATCCGGTTTCGATCAAGCTCATCGAGAAAAACGTGATCGACCATGCGTGGCGGGCCGGGTACGTGCGGCCGCAGCCGGCGCTCGTCGAGAGCGGAAAGAAAGTGGCCGTGGTCGGCTCGGGTCCTGCGGGAATGGCCTGCGCGCAGCAGCTCGCGCGCGCGGGACACGCCGTGACCTTGTTCGAAAGGAGCGACCGCATCGGCGGACTGCTTCGCTACGGCATTCCCGACTTCAAGATGGAAAAGCACCTGATCGACCGGCGCATGGAACAGATGGAAGCCGAAGGTGTCACGTTCCGCGCAGGCGTCGCGGTCGGTTCGGACGTCACGGCCGACGAGCTTCGCAAGGAGTTCGATGCCGTCGTGCTGTCGGTCGGCGCCACGCAGGCGCGCGACCTCCCGGTTCCAGGGCGCGATCTCGACGGCGTGCATTACGCGATGGAGTTCCTGCCACTTCAGAACAAGCGGGTCGCCGGTGACCGCAACGTCGCGCCGCTGACCGCGGCCGGCAAGCACGTGGTCGTGATCGGCGGCGGCGATACCGGCTCCGACTGCATCGGCACGTCGAACCGGCACGGCGCCACGAGCATCACGCAGCTCGAGATCCTGCCGAAGCCGCCGAATGCGCGCACGCCCGACATGCCGTGGCCATACTGGCCGATGATCTTCCGCACGTCGAGCTCGCAGGAAGAAGGCGCCGAGCGCGACTTTGCCGTCAATACACGCCGCTTCATCGGAGAGAACGGCAAGGTGAAAGCGATGGAGTGCGTGCGCGTCGAGTGGTTCACCGACTCGGACGGCCGCCGCAAGATGCGCGACATCCCGGACTCGATCTTCGAGATCCCGGCCGACCTCGTGCTGATCGCGATGGGCTTCCTCGGACCGGAGAAGAATCCGCTGCTCGACGGCTTCGGCGTCGAGCTCGACGAACGCAGCAACGTCAAGGTCACCGACTGGCAGACGTCGGTCGAGTCGGTGTTTGCGTGCGGCGACGCGCGCCGCGGGCAGTCGCTCGTCGTGTGGGCGATCTGGGAAGGCCGCGAGTGCGCGCGCGCCGTCGACGAATTCCTGACCGGGACGAGCAAGCTGCCGTCGACACCGCAACTCCTCTGAGCACGGTGGCCGCGAGCGAACCGCCCGAAGCATTGCATGGCGCGTCGAATATCGGTGCGGGCGCCGGAGGACCGGCGGAGGCACGGGCCGGTGTCGGTTCGCCGGCGCACGGGCGGCCGGGTTCTGCTGCGCCAGCCCTCGACGCAGAACGTTTCGCGGCCTTTTATGAACGCTCGGGCGTGCGCGTCGCGAAGAGCGAGAGTGCGTGGTGGTACGAAGCCGCGCCGCGCTTCCTGCTCGCGCTGCCGAGTCATCGCGAGCTCGTGCTTCCGGACGACGAAGCGCGCGAGCTGATCCGGCGCGAGCGGCTGGCCGGGCTGCGCTACATCAGCGGCGACGGCGGGCGCGAGAGCTTCCAGCTCGTCTGCGACTCGCCCGATTACAGCCTCGAGAAGCTTTCGGCCAACACGCGCAGCAAGGTGCGGCGGGGTCTTTCGCGAAACGAGATCCGGCAGATTTCCGGACGCGAGCTCGCGGCGCTTGCCGAAAGCGCGTTTGTCGAGACGATGGAGCGGCAGAACCGCGCATCCGCGAGCGCCGTCGAGACGTGGCGGCGCATGCTCGCGGCGGCCGACCAGGAGCCGGCCATCGAGATCTGGACGTCGTGGCACGAGGGCGAGTTCGCGAGCTACCTGATCGCCGTGCGCATCGACGACGTCTGCGAGTTCTTCCAGGCGCGCTCGGTCAGCCGGCTGCTCAAGCATTATCCGAACAACGCGCTGATCTACACGTTGACCGAAGAGATGCTGGTGCGGCGCGGCGTGCGCGAGGTGACGTTCGGGATCGAATCGCCGGAACCCGTCGAAGAGCTCGATGCGTTCAAACTGCAGATGGGCTATCGCAAGAAACCGATGCTGCAGCGGGTCGTGTTCCATCCGCTGCTGCGCACCGCGTTCGCCGTCGCGCCCGTTCGCCAGGCCGTCATGAGGCTCGGCACCAACCCCACCGCCAACGTCCGCCTGCGAAAACTCGCCGGCATCCTCAAGTTCGCGTGAAAAAAGGGGACAGGTACAATTAATTTTTCGCAGCAAATTCACGGGTGGGTTTCGTGCTGCGTTTCCCCCGAGCGAATTCATTGATCTTTTTTAAATCTACCTGTCCCCTTTTTCGGATCCCGTGATGTCGCGGCCGATTGCTGTCGTGTTTCCGGACAATCTCGGGGCGCTGGCGGCGGCTCGCGAGCTTGGCGCCGCGGGCATCGACGTCGTCGTTGCGGGGCCGAAGCGCGGGCCGGCGGCGCGCTCGCGGTTCGCGACGTTTGTCGAGATGCCCGATCTGTACGAGAGCACCGCGCGCTGGGCCGAAGCGCTGTGCGCGTGGGGCGCCGCGCAGACGACGAAGCCCGTGCTGTTCGCGAGCGAAGACGCCGGCCTGCTCGCCGCCGAAAAACATCACGACGAGCTCGCACAGCACTTCCTCAAGCCGCATCCCGCCCCCGGCGTCATCCTCGACGTCGTCGACAAGCGCCGCCTCTACGCCGCCGCCGAGCGCATCGGCGTCGGCGTGCCCGGCTCGCGCGAAGTCACCGACGCGAGCGAAATCGGCGACACGAAGGCGAGCGGATGGCTGATCAAGCCCGCTGTCCGCTATCGCCTGAGCGAAAGCGGCGGCATCCAGACGTTCCTGCAGGCGACCGGCGCCACCAAGGCGATCGCCGGCGATCCGGTGAGCGCCGCGCGCGCCGTCATCGCTGCCGGATTCCCGACGATTCTCCAGGAAGCCGTGCCGGGGCCGTTCGAGAACCTCGTGACGATCGCCGTGTCGATCTCGCGCGACGGCCGCGTGCTCGACTGGTTCGCCGCGCAGAAACAGTATGAGTATCCCGAGCCGTTCGGCGACGGTCTGATCGTGCGCACGATCAGCGATCCGGGCCTGCTCGAGCCGTGCGTGCGGCTGCTGCGCGAGATCGGGTATTGGGGGATCTGCGACATCGAGTTCAAGCGCGATGCCCGCAGCGGCCAGTACAAACTCCTCGATGCCAACCCGCGGACGTGGCTGTGGCTGAACCTCGGCACGCGTTCGGGACACAACCTGCTGCTGGCCGCGTACGGCGAGGCCACGGGGCTCAAAATCCAGCCTCCGCTGGCCCCCGACCGGCGGCCTCAGTGGGTCTCACCGCGCGGAACAATTGCCTTTTTGACGCGGTGTTACAGGCCGAAGCGCCACGGACTGGCGTTGGTTCCACGCTTGATGATAGGTGCTGCTTCCACCATGATGGCCAACTGGTGGGCCTTTCGGGATCCACTCTATCTGCGACCTTCTGCGTGGCCGGGACTCGTGCGGGCGAGTAAGCGCCTTGTCCGTGGACGGTAACCGGATCTGATCATCCGGCGGGGCAACAGAGAGAAGCATCCATCAGTCGACGACATCAGGCCAGCGGGCACTGCTTCGCCCCATCGTGAAGAGGGGCGTCGTCGCATACGAAATCGGCAATCGAATTATCGAGGAGCAAGCACGGCATGACGGTAGCGAAACAAGTGGAGCACTTTGTCTGGGAGCCCTCTGGCAAGGCTACGATCGACGGTTACGACCTGGCGGAGCTGGCAAAGAAATACCCCACCCCTTTCTACCTGATCTCCCAGGGCCAGCTGCGCGACAACTACCGCCGGCTGCGTCAGGCCTTCGCCAGCGTCGAGGGCCTCGAGACGTACTATTCGGTCAAGTCCAACTTCGAGAGCATCGTGCTGCGCACGCTCGCCGAAGAGGGCTGCGGCGCCGAGATTTCCGGTGCGCTCGACATGGAGCTCGCCAAGCGCGCCGGCATGCCGCCGAACAAGGTCGTCTATGACGGCCCGGTAAAACCCGAAGCCGATCTTCGCGCTGCGATCGAATGGGGCGTGCGCTTCATCAACATCGAGTCGATGACCGAGGCGCGCCTCATCAGCCGCATCGCGACCGAGATGGGCAAGAAGGTCAAGGTCGGTCTGCGCATCGACCCGCAGCTGTCCAAGCCGTACTACGACAAGGTCATCTCGACGTACAAGGAAAAGTTCGGTCTTCCGATCGAGCAGGCCGAAGCCGCCGTCGTCGAGATCGCGAAGCTCCCCGGCCTCGACTTCCGCTGCATCATGACCCACATCGGGTCGCAGATCTTCACACCGAGCCGTTACCTGACCACGCTCGAGAAGATTTTCGATCTCGTCGGCAAGCTCAAGGCGCGCGGCATCGAGATCGAAGAGATCAACATGGGCGGCGGGTACCCGGCGCAGAGCATGCGCAACCTTCGCATGTCGCGCCGCTTCGTATTCGCGCAGGTCATGGAGCGCTTCGGACGCATCGAGAAGAAGACGTCGTCGATCGACGATTTCGGCACGGCGATCTCGGGCAAGTATCACGAGCTCGTGAAATCGACCGGGCTGCATCCGCGCCTGACGCTCGAGCCTGGACGCTGCATCTGCGCCAATGCGCAGACCGTGATCGGCAACATCAAGATCGTCAAGAACGACTGGGTCTTCACGGACATTTCGATCAACGACGTTCCGGAGAACCTGTTCTTCTCGGAGTGGCGTTTCGTGGTGCCCGGCGAGAAGCCCGAGGCCAAGGGCAAGGCGTACAACGTCGCCGGTCCGACGCTCGCAACGCAGGACGTGCTGTATTTCAAGCGCGAGGTGCCGGGCGCAGCCGAAGGCCGTGCGGTCGCGATCCTGGACGCCGGAGCGTACAGCGTCGCCCGCGCCAACCAGTTCACGCGCGCGAGAAGCGCCGTGTATGCGATCAATCTCGACGGTGACATCGAGCTCGTGCGCCGGCCGGAGACGGTCGAGGACGTGCTCGTGAGCCAGGTGTGGCCGGAAGCCAAGGGCCAGGCGAAAGAGAAGAAGGCGTCGGCGGCGTAACTCGTCGACTGTCATCTGGGTCAGCGAAAGGGCGGGAGGCTTTGAGTCTCCCGCCCTTTCTTTTGCCGGGCATGGGCGTGGCAGCGCTTCGAAAAGATGCTCTCGCGAGCAGCGGGCCGGAATTGCATGACCTCGGCTCTCGTGATCGCTTCGCGCGCCATGCTCGAGCCGATGCATTCGCGATACACCCGCCCTCCCCTCGTCCGCCGTCTGAACGCGATGGCCGCTGCGTGCGGAGATGCACGTGCCGTCGTGCCGATCGATGCCGGCGAGCTCGTCGATCTCGCCGTGGAGACCACCGGCCTCGACGACTTCGGAAGCTTCGGCGACGGCAACTGGTTCGATCGTCTCGAAGCTCTCGTTGCTGCGGTCAACACGAGCGATCTCCACGTCGTCGGCCGGCTGATGACGCGCGAGGAAATGCTGCGCTGCCTGCGGACGCGCCTGTTGATGGCGAAGCAATGGCGCGAGGATCCGGGCATCGCGTCCGAGGTGATCCGCGCGCCTCTCGTCGTTACGGGTCCGGCACGCTCCGGAACCACGATCACGTTCGAGCTGCTGGCGCTCGATCCCGAGCTTCGAAGCCCGCGCGCTGCCGATGTGCTGCATCCTGCGCCGCAGGGCGGTACCTCCGACGCCGATCGCCTCGCGATGTCCGAATGCGAGCAGGAGCTGTGGGCCGACGTGCAGCCCGAGTTCGCCGCGATCCACGAGCTGCGCGCCGATCTTCCCGTCGAATGCGTGACGATCAATGCGCCGTCGTTTGCCGGCTCGCACTGGCCGATGCTGCTCCAGCAGCTCGGCGACTGGGCTCCCGATCCGCTTGCCGACTTCGCGTGGCACGGCGCCGCGCTCAGAACCATGCAGCGCGGCGATCCCGGGCGGCGCTGGCTGCTGAAGACTCCGGGCTACCTCGTGGGCCTCGACTTTCTCGCCGCCGCATATCCCGACGCCGAGCTCATTCTCACACACCGCGATCCGGCCAGAACAATGCCGTCGACGGTGAGCACCGTCGCGATGGTGCAGTGGCTACGCACCGATCACGTGGATCTCGACATGCTCTCGACGATGATCGGCGCGGTCTTTACGAATGCGCTCGGCGAAGTCGCGCGCCGGCGAAGCGACGGATCGCTTCCGCTTGCATGCGGCGACATCCGTTTCACCGAGCTGATGAACGATCCGGCCGGCGCCGTCGGTCGCGCGTATGCACAGCTCGGCCGCCGCATCAGCGACGAGCATGCGGCGGCGATTCGCGCGTACATTCGCGACAAGCCGCAGGGCAAGTTCGGGCGCCACCTGTACACCGCCGCCGAATGGGGCTTCGACGCCGCGTCACTGCGCGACGAGCTTCGTGACTACGTGACGACGTTCGGCATCGAGCTGGAAGACGCATGAGGAGAAAAGGGGACAGGTACATTTAAAAATCCACCGCAAATTCAACGGTGCGTTTTCTCGCAAAAAACTGAATGACCCTGTCCTCATGACGTATCGACACGCATTCCGGCAGCTGGAGGAAAAATGAGCGACCTCACCGCAACCAGCCGCGAGGCATTCCGCGATCTGCTTGCGACATTGCAGGAAGTCGCCGACCGCTACGCCGGCGAGGAGTGGGCGCTGTTTACGCCCGACGACGTCGCCGAAGGCCTGCGCGTCATTCTCCATCACGTTGCGACCGGCATCGAGACGCAGCTCGAGGAAGATGCCGCCGCGCCAACGTTCCGCTCGATCGTGACGCCGTGGCGCAAGGCGCTCGGCGACAATGCCGACGCGATGTATCACGACGCGAAGATCGATCCGGCGGGCACGTATCGCATCTCCGGACGCACCGCGGGCGCGGTCTACGTATCGTTCACCGTCGAAGCCGGAGCGGAAGACGGCGCGTTTCCGTCGGGGACAGTCGGCGTGCTCAA
The genomic region above belongs to Candidatus Limnocylindrales bacterium and contains:
- a CDS encoding GNAT family N-acetyltransferase — protein: MRVAKSESAWWYEAAPRFLLALPSHRELVLPDDEARELIRRERLAGLRYISGDGGRESFQLVCDSPDYSLEKLSANTRSKVRRGLSRNEIRQISGRELAALAESAFVETMERQNRASASAVETWRRMLAAADQEPAIEIWTSWHEGEFASYLIAVRIDDVCEFFQARSVSRLLKHYPNNALIYTLTEEMLVRRGVREVTFGIESPEPVEELDAFKLQMGYRKKPMLQRVVFHPLLRTAFAVAPVRQAVMRLGTNPTANVRLRKLAGILKFA
- a CDS encoding glutamate synthase subunit beta, which translates into the protein MGKITGFLEYPREQPTRRPVAERLRDWREFEGKPSEDVLKNQGARCMDCGVPFCHNGCPLGNEIPDWNDLVYRGRWKEAIEALHATNNFPEFTGRICPAPCEEACVLGINADPVSIKLIEKNVIDHAWRAGYVRPQPALVESGKKVAVVGSGPAGMACAQQLARAGHAVTLFERSDRIGGLLRYGIPDFKMEKHLIDRRMEQMEAEGVTFRAGVAVGSDVTADELRKEFDAVVLSVGATQARDLPVPGRDLDGVHYAMEFLPLQNKRVAGDRNVAPLTAAGKHVVVIGGGDTGSDCIGTSNRHGATSITQLEILPKPPNARTPDMPWPYWPMIFRTSSSQEEGAERDFAVNTRRFIGENGKVKAMECVRVEWFTDSDGRRKMRDIPDSIFEIPADLVLIAMGFLGPEKNPLLDGFGVELDERSNVKVTDWQTSVESVFACGDARRGQSLVVWAIWEGRECARAVDEFLTGTSKLPSTPQLL
- a CDS encoding alanine racemase; translation: MTVAKQVEHFVWEPSGKATIDGYDLAELAKKYPTPFYLISQGQLRDNYRRLRQAFASVEGLETYYSVKSNFESIVLRTLAEEGCGAEISGALDMELAKRAGMPPNKVVYDGPVKPEADLRAAIEWGVRFINIESMTEARLISRIATEMGKKVKVGLRIDPQLSKPYYDKVISTYKEKFGLPIEQAEAAVVEIAKLPGLDFRCIMTHIGSQIFTPSRYLTTLEKIFDLVGKLKARGIEIEEINMGGGYPAQSMRNLRMSRRFVFAQVMERFGRIEKKTSSIDDFGTAISGKYHELVKSTGLHPRLTLEPGRCICANAQTVIGNIKIVKNDWVFTDISINDVPENLFFSEWRFVVPGEKPEAKGKAYNVAGPTLATQDVLYFKREVPGAAEGRAVAILDAGAYSVARANQFTRARSAVYAINLDGDIELVRRPETVEDVLVSQVWPEAKGQAKEKKASAA
- a CDS encoding sulfotransferase, whose protein sequence is MTSALVIASRAMLEPMHSRYTRPPLVRRLNAMAAACGDARAVVPIDAGELVDLAVETTGLDDFGSFGDGNWFDRLEALVAAVNTSDLHVVGRLMTREEMLRCLRTRLLMAKQWREDPGIASEVIRAPLVVTGPARSGTTITFELLALDPELRSPRAADVLHPAPQGGTSDADRLAMSECEQELWADVQPEFAAIHELRADLPVECVTINAPSFAGSHWPMLLQQLGDWAPDPLADFAWHGAALRTMQRGDPGRRWLLKTPGYLVGLDFLAAAYPDAELILTHRDPARTMPSTVSTVAMVQWLRTDHVDLDMLSTMIGAVFTNALGEVARRRSDGSLPLACGDIRFTELMNDPAGAVGRAYAQLGRRISDEHAAAIRAYIRDKPQGKFGRHLYTAAEWGFDAASLRDELRDYVTTFGIELEDA